Proteins from one Sphingopyxis terrae subsp. terrae NBRC 15098 genomic window:
- a CDS encoding dCTP deaminase/dUTPase family protein yields MFQLNDSAALALAEPFKMSGQTPAADPFPRIRSALLSADHIIKYVQKTGMIAPFNGGGGEKSPLKAASYECKIGSEAFVYKKGINHPQKIYDGSQEYLTIPANSIVFVESEIYFRLPPFIAVRFNLQINHVHRGLLLGTGPLVDPGFWGRLCIPLHNLTNQDYHISKDDGLIWIEFTKTSSSPTHGRPPSNTDFPNIKKFIEKAAKPIFEDAAPIEILSSIPDMVSEANAKAQIAADLAQKSEKSAKSLRNWSVGGIIVGALSAVGLTATVAGLSWQYYDDNQTDIGGIKDKTTNLEKSIDQHIRDVDRYGSTPIEARASLYVLRGTVEQQQGKIKKLSDQVAELKAELDRIKPKPCDTKQTVC; encoded by the coding sequence ATGTTTCAACTCAACGACTCAGCTGCGTTGGCGCTCGCCGAGCCATTTAAAATGTCGGGGCAGACCCCCGCTGCCGACCCATTCCCAAGAATCCGATCAGCACTCTTGTCTGCAGATCACATCATTAAGTATGTTCAAAAGACAGGGATGATAGCTCCATTCAATGGTGGTGGAGGAGAAAAATCACCCCTCAAAGCTGCTTCATACGAATGCAAAATTGGAAGCGAAGCATTCGTATACAAGAAGGGAATAAACCACCCTCAAAAGATTTATGATGGATCTCAAGAATATTTAACGATTCCAGCCAACTCAATAGTATTTGTAGAATCAGAAATTTACTTTCGGCTACCTCCGTTTATTGCTGTTCGCTTTAATCTTCAGATTAATCACGTCCATCGGGGATTGCTTTTAGGAACAGGGCCTCTTGTCGATCCGGGTTTCTGGGGGAGACTTTGCATCCCTCTGCATAATCTGACGAACCAAGATTATCACATTTCAAAGGACGACGGTCTGATTTGGATCGAGTTCACAAAGACATCGTCAAGCCCCACCCATGGGCGACCGCCGTCAAATACAGATTTCCCAAACATCAAAAAGTTCATCGAAAAGGCAGCAAAACCTATTTTTGAGGATGCAGCGCCAATCGAAATTCTTAGCTCGATCCCTGACATGGTCAGCGAAGCGAACGCGAAGGCCCAAATCGCAGCAGACCTAGCGCAAAAATCCGAGAAGTCAGCGAAGTCGCTTCGCAATTGGAGCGTTGGTGGTATTATTGTAGGTGCGTTATCTGCCGTTGGCCTCACTGCTACCGTCGCTGGCCTGTCATGGCAGTACTATGACGATAATCAGACCGACATTGGCGGGATAAAAGACAAAACAACCAATCTAGAAAAATCGATTGATCAGCATATTCGCGACGTTGATCGATATGGCTCAACCCCAATCGAAGCTCGGGCATCATTGTACGTGCTGAGGGGAACGGTCGAGCAACAGCAAGGGAAAATCAAAAAACTTTCTGACCAAGTTGCAGAATTGAAAGCCGAACTGGACCGGATCAAACCCAAGCCCTGCGATACCAAGCAGACGGTCTGTTAG
- a CDS encoding ribonuclease H-like domain-containing protein produces MSHFYDEITLVGWAKGGRSGTFIKGQDPSELFDVTRDAMAVVTFNGIRFDQKFLKQEFPEAQLPAAHIDLMYLCRRVGLTGGQKAIENELGLNFREDLDGVDGFAAVLLWHKYLRGDVDSLRRLISYNRADIAAMGGLFDHALARLGYEHDLIGQPVKFVEWSAPADRHKLPLGLKKPDPGLSRAPTFRELFGGLKAEKSRIVGIDLTGSEARPTGWCLLDGSRAETETISTDDDLIRRTIDASPDLVSIDSPLCLPFGRQTVFDDDPTRDEFGIMRFCERELKRRGVNVYPSLLPSMQKLTARGIRLAGIFRSHGLPVIESYPGAAQDVMRIPRKGAGEEWLKLGLKNFGVRGKFATAKVTHDELDAITSALVGTFHLAELSEELGTTNEPPLIIPRLEVNRTPFVVGVSGPIAAGKTTLAEILQSRGYAYTRFSLVIDDLLRERGLPLDRHHRQLVGAEINRDGRQRELAERTLSRVSGARTIVVDGLRFPDDHAFLKEKFGFRFVHLYVSAPMDIRRERYADRLGLKPSEVSQAFDEAITSEVERMVPTLERLADQTFFNNGSKEDMATSLMSLAAKWERES; encoded by the coding sequence TTGAGCCATTTCTACGACGAGATCACCCTAGTCGGCTGGGCAAAAGGCGGAAGGTCAGGAACATTCATCAAGGGACAAGACCCAAGTGAATTGTTTGATGTCACCCGCGACGCCATGGCCGTTGTGACATTCAATGGCATTCGCTTCGACCAAAAATTTTTGAAGCAGGAGTTTCCTGAAGCCCAACTTCCGGCAGCGCATATCGACTTGATGTACCTGTGCCGTCGTGTGGGCTTAACGGGAGGTCAGAAAGCTATCGAGAATGAGTTGGGCTTGAATTTCCGTGAAGATTTGGACGGAGTCGACGGTTTCGCCGCAGTTTTGCTCTGGCACAAATATCTTCGCGGCGATGTTGATTCTTTGCGGCGCCTCATTTCATATAATCGCGCTGACATTGCTGCCATGGGCGGACTGTTCGATCATGCTCTAGCTCGTTTGGGCTATGAGCATGACTTGATCGGGCAGCCTGTGAAATTCGTTGAATGGTCGGCTCCGGCAGATCGCCATAAGCTACCCTTAGGTCTTAAGAAGCCGGACCCAGGACTGTCTCGCGCCCCAACCTTCCGCGAATTGTTTGGTGGTCTGAAAGCTGAGAAATCCAGAATCGTTGGCATCGACTTGACCGGATCAGAGGCGCGCCCAACGGGATGGTGTTTGCTGGACGGTTCGAGAGCGGAGACCGAAACAATTTCCACTGATGACGATCTCATTCGGCGCACAATCGATGCGTCACCTGATCTCGTGTCAATTGACTCGCCACTTTGTCTTCCGTTTGGTCGCCAAACAGTTTTTGATGATGATCCGACGCGCGACGAATTCGGCATCATGCGATTTTGCGAACGAGAGCTCAAGCGGCGGGGCGTGAACGTCTATCCAAGCCTTTTGCCGAGCATGCAAAAATTGACGGCACGAGGCATTCGTTTGGCCGGAATTTTTAGGTCACATGGATTGCCTGTGATCGAGAGTTACCCTGGTGCCGCCCAGGATGTCATGCGAATTCCTCGGAAGGGCGCGGGCGAAGAGTGGCTGAAACTTGGATTGAAGAATTTCGGTGTTCGCGGGAAGTTTGCGACGGCAAAAGTTACGCATGATGAGCTGGATGCGATCACTTCCGCTCTGGTCGGCACTTTTCATCTGGCGGAGCTATCTGAAGAACTGGGAACGACAAATGAACCGCCACTCATCATTCCACGCCTTGAGGTGAACCGAACGCCGTTTGTCGTGGGCGTGAGCGGACCCATCGCTGCTGGTAAAACGACCCTAGCGGAAATTTTGCAGTCGAGGGGCTATGCCTATACCAGATTCAGCTTGGTAATTGATGACCTGCTTCGTGAGCGAGGGCTGCCATTGGATCGACACCATCGCCAGCTAGTTGGTGCCGAGATCAACAGGGACGGTCGCCAGCGCGAGCTTGCCGAACGAACCCTCTCGCGTGTGTCTGGTGCACGCACCATTGTCGTCGACGGCCTTCGTTTTCCCGACGACCATGCGTTTCTCAAGGAGAAGTTCGGCTTCCGCTTTGTCCATTTATATGTCTCCGCACCTATGGACATCCGGCGAGAGCGCTACGCTGACCGATTGGGCCTAAAGCCTTCGGAAGTGAGCCAAGCGTTCGACGAAGCGATCACGTCTGAAGTCGAGCGGATGGTGCCGACATTAGAGCGCCTTGCCGATCAAACCTTCTTCAACAACGGGTCAAAGGAGGATATGGCTACCTCGCTCATGAGTCTTGCGGCTAAGTGGGAGAGGGAGAGCTAA
- a CDS encoding adenylosuccinate synthetase, which produces MPVSIVVGGQFGSEGKGKVSLELVRMATERRIAVVRVGGPNSGHTAYDRAGQKFALRQLPAGAVDRNVDVVFPAGSFIDVDVLQSEIELLNYPRDRIFISPYANVITPEQKAWEREAGLVSGIGSTGSGVGAAVMATVAREASNFPLHRHDAAHCEPLERYLCDTTLLMRRWLDAYARIIIEGTQGYGLSLSDGGFWPKATSRATTAAAALAETGLSPMDVDNVVLVIRSYPIRVAGNSGPLPGETSWEAISDCIDTRADLREFTTVTKKLRRVGQFDASLVQSAIASNNPTMLVLNHLDYIGVETDLNDGTSRLSQFVQEVSEAISCPITHFGFSDRGMIPNLKPSTQFLGS; this is translated from the coding sequence ATGCCCGTATCAATCGTTGTGGGGGGTCAGTTCGGCTCGGAGGGCAAGGGTAAGGTTTCTCTCGAGCTTGTGAGAATGGCAACCGAGCGCCGGATTGCGGTGGTACGCGTCGGGGGGCCAAACTCTGGCCACACAGCCTATGATCGCGCGGGTCAAAAATTTGCCCTCAGGCAATTGCCCGCTGGCGCGGTTGATCGCAATGTCGATGTCGTTTTCCCTGCAGGATCGTTCATTGATGTCGACGTCTTGCAAAGCGAGATAGAACTGCTCAATTATCCGCGTGACCGGATATTTATCAGCCCATACGCGAACGTCATTACGCCTGAGCAAAAGGCATGGGAGCGAGAGGCGGGGCTCGTCTCTGGCATTGGTTCGACGGGAAGCGGTGTCGGCGCAGCCGTGATGGCAACCGTCGCTCGTGAAGCTTCGAACTTCCCCTTGCACCGCCATGATGCTGCGCACTGCGAGCCGCTCGAGCGCTATTTGTGTGATACCACGTTGTTAATGCGACGATGGCTGGACGCTTACGCACGGATTATTATCGAGGGAACCCAGGGATATGGATTATCCCTATCGGATGGTGGATTCTGGCCCAAGGCCACCTCACGAGCGACAACGGCCGCTGCGGCTTTGGCGGAAACGGGCCTAAGCCCAATGGACGTCGACAACGTTGTGCTTGTCATCCGCTCCTATCCGATCCGCGTTGCGGGAAATTCCGGACCACTGCCCGGTGAGACTTCTTGGGAGGCAATCTCGGATTGTATCGATACCAGAGCTGATCTTCGCGAATTCACAACCGTAACCAAGAAGCTACGGCGAGTTGGTCAATTCGATGCTTCATTGGTCCAGTCCGCGATCGCTTCCAACAATCCGACCATGCTTGTGCTGAATCATCTTGATTATATTGGAGTCGAGACTGATTTAAATGATGGCACCAGCAGACTTAGTCAGTTCGTTCAAGAAGTCTCGGAAGCCATCAGCTGTCCAATAACCCATTTCGGTTTCTCTGATCGCGGCATGATTCCCAACTTGAAGCCATCGACTCAATTTCTTGGGTCCTAA
- a CDS encoding ATP-dependent DNA helicase, which yields MVAGSIPFIGYAYAGTAKTTTVLATYAREAAKSGLAVTALAPTASAAAVLGEALGLRGDTVARHLVSPEAKGLGKGSVWIVDEASMLSARDMAALMASAEKAGARLVLVGDVRQLGSVGAGAAFAQLQQAGMATAKLANVVRQTNAETREAVMASIEGHAGKALAALERGGGEVVEGADRDARLATLAQRYVALSPAERARTLVIEPSREGRDTLTAMIRQQLAQRGELSAATVRFEALEAKGLTRAETRQAASYAIGDVVRFARDYADKGVTRGAAYRIEKIDPDKAAIALKTADGSSVDWRLRQWGAGKVEVFEPKAMELQAGDRVQFTRNDREAGRINGLRGTITGIDPERQQATIVLTNGREQRLDLTDPRDAHLRHAYVQTAHAAQGQTAERVLIHADSRSANLVDQKMLYVALSRAKSEAIVVTDDKARLIRAIHERAGEKQTAMEASAPEAAKAKSLGAGLG from the coding sequence ATGGTGGCTGGCTCGATCCCATTTATAGGATATGCCTATGCCGGGACCGCCAAGACTACCACCGTGCTGGCGACCTATGCGCGTGAGGCGGCGAAGAGCGGACTTGCTGTCACAGCGCTCGCGCCGACCGCGTCGGCAGCCGCGGTCCTGGGAGAAGCGCTCGGCCTGCGCGGCGACACGGTCGCACGCCATCTTGTGTCGCCCGAGGCCAAAGGACTCGGCAAGGGTTCGGTCTGGATTGTCGATGAGGCTTCGATGCTTTCCGCGCGTGACATGGCGGCCCTGATGGCCAGCGCCGAAAAGGCCGGGGCGCGGCTTGTTCTGGTCGGCGACGTCAGGCAGCTCGGCTCGGTCGGAGCGGGGGCAGCCTTCGCCCAGTTGCAGCAGGCGGGCATGGCCACCGCGAAACTCGCTAACGTGGTGCGGCAGACCAATGCTGAGACCCGCGAAGCCGTCATGGCGTCAATCGAGGGCCATGCCGGCAAGGCTCTGGCCGCGCTGGAGCGCGGCGGCGGCGAGGTGGTCGAAGGCGCGGACCGCGATGCGCGCCTTGCGACATTAGCGCAGCGCTATGTTGCCCTCAGCCCTGCAGAGCGTGCGCGGACCCTCGTGATCGAACCTTCGCGAGAAGGGCGCGATACCCTCACCGCCATGATCCGGCAGCAGCTGGCGCAGCGTGGCGAGCTGTCAGCAGCGACCGTCCGATTCGAGGCGCTCGAAGCCAAGGGCCTGACCCGCGCTGAAACCCGGCAGGCGGCAAGCTATGCCATCGGCGATGTTGTTCGCTTTGCCCGCGACTATGCCGACAAGGGCGTCACGCGCGGCGCAGCCTATCGCATTGAGAAGATCGATCCGGACAAGGCCGCCATCGCGCTCAAAACCGCCGACGGGTCATCCGTGGACTGGCGGCTGCGCCAATGGGGCGCGGGCAAGGTCGAGGTGTTCGAGCCGAAGGCGATGGAGTTGCAGGCGGGCGACCGCGTGCAGTTTACCCGCAACGACCGTGAGGCCGGGCGCATCAACGGGTTGCGCGGCACCATCACCGGCATCGATCCGGAGCGCCAGCAGGCAACCATCGTGCTGACCAATGGCCGCGAGCAGCGGCTCGATCTCACCGACCCACGCGACGCCCATCTGCGCCATGCCTATGTCCAGACTGCCCACGCAGCCCAAGGCCAGACCGCCGAGCGCGTCCTGATCCACGCCGACAGCCGCTCTGCCAATCTGGTCGATCAGAAGATGCTCTATGTCGCGCTCTCGCGCGCGAAGTCCGAGGCCATTGTCGTGACTGACGACAAGGCGCGGCTGATCCGCGCCATCCACGAGCGCGCGGGCGAGAAGCAGACGGCCATGGAAGCGAGTGCGCCCGAGGCCGCGAAGGCGAAGTCTCTGGGGGCTGGTCTCGGCTGA
- a CDS encoding ArdC family protein — protein sequence MAITGAQVRKGEKASPIVFYKVLDKPEGKEDEARMGSGPIFAQGSHVFNIAQVEGYALPEVADAEAFDPIPDVEAFIAATGAAIRIQGDSAHYTPSTDTITMPDRERFFATDTASAGQNWYAILLHELVHWTGADHRLARTFGKRFGDEAYAMEELVAELGSAFLCGDIGLSITPRPDHACYLANWLKVLKGDNRAIFTAASAAAKAAEWLDEISK from the coding sequence GTGGCAATCACTGGCGCGCAGGTGCGCAAGGGCGAGAAGGCCTCGCCGATCGTGTTCTACAAGGTGCTGGACAAGCCAGAGGGCAAGGAAGACGAGGCGCGAATGGGCTCCGGGCCGATCTTCGCGCAGGGCTCGCATGTGTTCAACATTGCGCAGGTCGAGGGCTACGCCCTGCCGGAGGTGGCGGACGCCGAGGCGTTCGATCCCATCCCTGATGTCGAGGCCTTCATTGCCGCCACCGGCGCTGCGATCCGCATCCAGGGTGACAGCGCCCATTACACCCCGTCCACCGACACAATCACCATGCCCGACCGCGAGCGGTTCTTCGCGACCGACACCGCCAGCGCCGGGCAGAACTGGTACGCCATCCTGCTCCACGAGCTCGTCCACTGGACCGGGGCCGATCACCGCCTCGCCCGCACCTTCGGCAAGCGCTTCGGCGACGAGGCCTATGCCATGGAAGAGCTGGTCGCCGAGCTTGGCTCAGCCTTCCTTTGCGGCGACATTGGCCTATCGATCACCCCGCGTCCGGATCATGCCTGCTACCTCGCCAACTGGCTCAAGGTGCTCAAGGGCGACAACCGGGCAATCTTCACCGCCGCCAGCGCGGCGGCGAAGGCGGCGGAGTGGTTAGATGAAATATCTAAATAA
- a CDS encoding M48 family metallopeptidase, whose protein sequence is MKMCAQDIEFTLIRSERKTADIVIERSGDVIVRAPVGIEDEKIREVVADRALWVHRSLAEWEDLNASRRHRPLVQGQGFAYLGRSYRLKFVPDSDVPLRLKNGRWELSEDFVARDGEAAARKAFRDYYIAKGMQIFSERLRQLAPLVGVKPGEVAVKELGYHWASCGTGGAMNFHWKTLMAPQTVIDYIVVHELCHLRHRDHSDAFWNEVDKVLPRYRERKEWLRVNGAALDI, encoded by the coding sequence ATGAAGATGTGCGCGCAAGATATCGAATTCACGCTAATCCGTAGCGAGCGGAAAACGGCCGATATCGTGATCGAACGATCTGGCGATGTCATCGTGCGTGCGCCGGTTGGTATTGAGGACGAGAAGATTCGTGAAGTCGTGGCTGACCGGGCACTATGGGTGCATCGCTCGCTGGCGGAGTGGGAAGACCTGAACGCTAGCCGAAGGCACCGTCCCTTGGTTCAGGGGCAAGGCTTTGCCTATCTCGGGCGGTCCTATCGTCTGAAGTTTGTGCCGGATAGTGACGTGCCACTGCGTTTGAAGAACGGTCGCTGGGAACTATCGGAAGACTTCGTGGCCCGCGATGGCGAGGCTGCCGCACGCAAGGCATTCCGCGACTACTATATTGCCAAAGGCATGCAGATTTTCAGCGAACGCCTCAGGCAACTCGCGCCACTGGTCGGCGTCAAGCCTGGTGAAGTGGCTGTTAAAGAGCTGGGATATCACTGGGCCTCATGCGGTACGGGCGGCGCAATGAACTTCCATTGGAAGACCTTGATGGCCCCGCAAACCGTGATTGATTACATCGTTGTCCATGAGCTGTGCCACCTGCGCCACCGCGACCATTCAGACGCGTTTTGGAACGAGGTAGACAAGGTGCTACCACGATACCGCGAACGGAAGGAATGGCTTAGGGTTAATGGGGCCGCGCTGGATATCTAA